The following proteins come from a genomic window of Triticum aestivum cultivar Chinese Spring chromosome 6A, IWGSC CS RefSeq v2.1, whole genome shotgun sequence:
- the LOC123127352 gene encoding senescence-associated protein OSA15, chloroplastic isoform X2, giving the protein MASQISGTIASSGVCYNDKHRMTCKLKALRCVASNCLPQEVEVRKWMNGYHIIRSFPNDRHWKTNAKSNGYLLQQGLNVRCHSYGSRSGSETTECNIPEDGNNPYRDFDEQTRGMSHFSDSQVAAQEKTLYSTQGLSEACQFVYNDAKFVNERAQSDILLLSRGITRLNKRASKDVAVLGLGFLKLDDCLKARARKDTRKIDNSVKERAAHLTNFARILKERAHSDLKKAADQHWSDGALEADLRRADMVVRRRAMEDAFMALKFVRDIHDMMATKLQYQFITLEKNGKILKLFPREVSTDQIAAIEDAYLNMASALSEADGIDYTNPEELELLVAALIDLDAMDGKKSVSLIVECSSSPDVNTRKALANALAAAPSMWTLGNAGMGALQRLAQDSNPAVASSAARAIGELRKQWELEEGDSLRFVMNQNLISEETDSES; this is encoded by the exons ATGGCTAGCCAAATATCTGGTACCATAGCATCTAGTGGGGTGTGCTATAATGATAAACACAGAATGACGTGTAAGCTGAAAGCACTACGCTGTGTAGCATCGAATTGTTTACCACAAGAGGTAGAGGTAAGGAAGTGGATGAACGGATATCATATCATCAGGTCCTTTCCAAACGATAGGCATTGGAAAACGAATGCGAAGTCCAATGGTTACCTACTCCAACAAGGTCTGAATGTTCGGTGCCATTCTTATGGTTCTCGTAGTGGCAGTGAAACTACAGAGTGCAATATTCCTGAAGATGGCAACAATCCTTACag GGATTTTGATGAGCAAACAAGAGGAATGTCACATTTTTCAGATAGTCAAGTTGCAGCTCAGGAAAAAACACTATATTCTACTCAAGGGCTGTCTGAAGCGTGCCAATTTGTCTACAATGATGCAAAGTTTGTGAATGAAAGAGCTCAGAGTGATATTCTTTTGCTTTCACG TGGCATCACAAGGTTGAACAAACGTGCATCTAAGGATGTTGCTGTATTAGGGTTGGGGTTTCTCAAGCTTGATG ATTGCCTGAAAGCTCGTGCAAGGAAGGACACCCGAAAGATTGATAACAGTGTGAAGGAACGGGCAGCCCACCTAACCAATTTTGCTAGA ATATTGAAGGAGCGAGCTCATTCAGACTTGAAGAAAGCAGCAGATCAACATTGGAGTGATGGTGCTTTGGAG GCAGATCTGCGACGAGCTGACATGGTTGTTCGACGACGTGCCATGGAGGATGCTTTCATGGCTTTAAAG TTTGTTCGGGATATTCATGACATGATGGCAACCAAACTACAATATCA GTTCATCACACTGGAGAAAAATGGGAAGATTCTTAAGTTGTTCCCTCGTGAAGTTTCTACTGATCAAATCGCTGCCATAGAG GATGCATATCTTAATATGGCATCTGCCTTATCTGAGGCTGATGGTATCGACTACACCAATCCTGAGGAG CTTGAATTATTAGTAGCGGCTCTTATTGACCTGGATGCTATGGATGGGAAAAAGAGTGTTTCCTTGATAGTTGAATGTTCAAGTTCTCCAGATGTTAATACCAG GAAAGCTTTGGCTAATGCATTGGCTGCAGCTCCATCCATGTGGACCCTAGGGAATGCTGGGATGGGCGCATTACAG AGATTGGCTCAAGATTCCAATCCCGCTGTAGCTAGCTCTGCAGCAAGAGCCATTGGCGAACTCAGAAAGCAGTGGGAGCTTGAAGAGGGTGACAGTCTGAGGTTTGTCATGAACCAAAACTTGATTTCCGAAGAGACTGACAGCGAGAGTTGA
- the LOC123127352 gene encoding senescence-associated protein OSA15, chloroplastic isoform X3 yields the protein MASQISGTIASSGVCYNDKHRMTCKLKALRCVASNCLPQEVEVRKWMNGYHIIRSFPNDRHWKTNAKSNGYLLQQGLNVRCHSYGSRSGSETTECNIPEDGNNPYRDFDEQTRGMSHFSDSQVAAQEKTLYSTQGLSEACQFVYNDAKFVNERAQSDILLLSRGITRLNKRASKDVAVLGLGFLKLDARARKDTRKIDNSVKERAAHLTNFARILKERAHSDLKKAADQHWSDGALEADLRRADMVVRRRAMEDAFMALKFVRDIHDMMATKLQYQFITLEKNGKILKLFPREVSTDQIAAIEDAYLNMASALSEADGIDYTNPEELELLVAALIDLDAMDGKKSVSLIVECSSSPDVNTRKALANALAAAPSMWTLGNAGMGALQRLAQDSNPAVASSAARAIGELRKQWELEEGDSLRFVMNQNLISEETDSES from the exons ATGGCTAGCCAAATATCTGGTACCATAGCATCTAGTGGGGTGTGCTATAATGATAAACACAGAATGACGTGTAAGCTGAAAGCACTACGCTGTGTAGCATCGAATTGTTTACCACAAGAGGTAGAGGTAAGGAAGTGGATGAACGGATATCATATCATCAGGTCCTTTCCAAACGATAGGCATTGGAAAACGAATGCGAAGTCCAATGGTTACCTACTCCAACAAGGTCTGAATGTTCGGTGCCATTCTTATGGTTCTCGTAGTGGCAGTGAAACTACAGAGTGCAATATTCCTGAAGATGGCAACAATCCTTACag GGATTTTGATGAGCAAACAAGAGGAATGTCACATTTTTCAGATAGTCAAGTTGCAGCTCAGGAAAAAACACTATATTCTACTCAAGGGCTGTCTGAAGCGTGCCAATTTGTCTACAATGATGCAAAGTTTGTGAATGAAAGAGCTCAGAGTGATATTCTTTTGCTTTCACG TGGCATCACAAGGTTGAACAAACGTGCATCTAAGGATGTTGCTGTATTAGGGTTGGGGTTTCTCAAGCTTGATG CTCGTGCAAGGAAGGACACCCGAAAGATTGATAACAGTGTGAAGGAACGGGCAGCCCACCTAACCAATTTTGCTAGA ATATTGAAGGAGCGAGCTCATTCAGACTTGAAGAAAGCAGCAGATCAACATTGGAGTGATGGTGCTTTGGAG GCAGATCTGCGACGAGCTGACATGGTTGTTCGACGACGTGCCATGGAGGATGCTTTCATGGCTTTAAAG TTTGTTCGGGATATTCATGACATGATGGCAACCAAACTACAATATCA GTTCATCACACTGGAGAAAAATGGGAAGATTCTTAAGTTGTTCCCTCGTGAAGTTTCTACTGATCAAATCGCTGCCATAGAG GATGCATATCTTAATATGGCATCTGCCTTATCTGAGGCTGATGGTATCGACTACACCAATCCTGAGGAG CTTGAATTATTAGTAGCGGCTCTTATTGACCTGGATGCTATGGATGGGAAAAAGAGTGTTTCCTTGATAGTTGAATGTTCAAGTTCTCCAGATGTTAATACCAG GAAAGCTTTGGCTAATGCATTGGCTGCAGCTCCATCCATGTGGACCCTAGGGAATGCTGGGATGGGCGCATTACAG AGATTGGCTCAAGATTCCAATCCCGCTGTAGCTAGCTCTGCAGCAAGAGCCATTGGCGAACTCAGAAAGCAGTGGGAGCTTGAAGAGGGTGACAGTCTGAGGTTTGTCATGAACCAAAACTTGATTTCCGAAGAGACTGACAGCGAGAGTTGA
- the LOC123127352 gene encoding senescence-associated protein OSA15, chloroplastic isoform X1, with translation MASQISGTIASSGVCYNDKHRMTCKLKALRCVASNCLPQEVEVRKWMNGYHIIRSFPNDRHWKTNAKSNGYLLQQGLNVRCHSYGSRSGSETTECNIPEDGNNPYRDFDEQTRGMSHFSDSQVAAQEKTLYSTQGLSEACQFVYNDAKFVNERAQSDILLLSRGITRLNKRASKDVAVLGLGFLKLDDCLKARARKDTRKIDNSVKERAAHLTNFARILKERAHSDLKKAADQHWSDGALEADLRRADMVVRRRAMEDAFMALKFVRDIHDMMATKLQYQWFISHANLTRFITLEKNGKILKLFPREVSTDQIAAIEDAYLNMASALSEADGIDYTNPEELELLVAALIDLDAMDGKKSVSLIVECSSSPDVNTRKALANALAAAPSMWTLGNAGMGALQRLAQDSNPAVASSAARAIGELRKQWELEEGDSLRFVMNQNLISEETDSES, from the exons ATGGCTAGCCAAATATCTGGTACCATAGCATCTAGTGGGGTGTGCTATAATGATAAACACAGAATGACGTGTAAGCTGAAAGCACTACGCTGTGTAGCATCGAATTGTTTACCACAAGAGGTAGAGGTAAGGAAGTGGATGAACGGATATCATATCATCAGGTCCTTTCCAAACGATAGGCATTGGAAAACGAATGCGAAGTCCAATGGTTACCTACTCCAACAAGGTCTGAATGTTCGGTGCCATTCTTATGGTTCTCGTAGTGGCAGTGAAACTACAGAGTGCAATATTCCTGAAGATGGCAACAATCCTTACag GGATTTTGATGAGCAAACAAGAGGAATGTCACATTTTTCAGATAGTCAAGTTGCAGCTCAGGAAAAAACACTATATTCTACTCAAGGGCTGTCTGAAGCGTGCCAATTTGTCTACAATGATGCAAAGTTTGTGAATGAAAGAGCTCAGAGTGATATTCTTTTGCTTTCACG TGGCATCACAAGGTTGAACAAACGTGCATCTAAGGATGTTGCTGTATTAGGGTTGGGGTTTCTCAAGCTTGATG ATTGCCTGAAAGCTCGTGCAAGGAAGGACACCCGAAAGATTGATAACAGTGTGAAGGAACGGGCAGCCCACCTAACCAATTTTGCTAGA ATATTGAAGGAGCGAGCTCATTCAGACTTGAAGAAAGCAGCAGATCAACATTGGAGTGATGGTGCTTTGGAG GCAGATCTGCGACGAGCTGACATGGTTGTTCGACGACGTGCCATGGAGGATGCTTTCATGGCTTTAAAG TTTGTTCGGGATATTCATGACATGATGGCAACCAAACTACAATATCA ATGGTTCATTTCCCATGCAAATTTGACAAGGTTCATCACACTGGAGAAAAATGGGAAGATTCTTAAGTTGTTCCCTCGTGAAGTTTCTACTGATCAAATCGCTGCCATAGAG GATGCATATCTTAATATGGCATCTGCCTTATCTGAGGCTGATGGTATCGACTACACCAATCCTGAGGAG CTTGAATTATTAGTAGCGGCTCTTATTGACCTGGATGCTATGGATGGGAAAAAGAGTGTTTCCTTGATAGTTGAATGTTCAAGTTCTCCAGATGTTAATACCAG GAAAGCTTTGGCTAATGCATTGGCTGCAGCTCCATCCATGTGGACCCTAGGGAATGCTGGGATGGGCGCATTACAG AGATTGGCTCAAGATTCCAATCCCGCTGTAGCTAGCTCTGCAGCAAGAGCCATTGGCGAACTCAGAAAGCAGTGGGAGCTTGAAGAGGGTGACAGTCTGAGGTTTGTCATGAACCAAAACTTGATTTCCGAAGAGACTGACAGCGAGAGTTGA